The Streptomyces sp. NBC_00162 genome window below encodes:
- a CDS encoding TIGR03936 family radical SAM-associated protein, which produces MQRIRLRYTKRGRLRFTSHRDFQRAFERALRRAEVPMAYSAGFTPHPRVSYANAAPTGTGSEAEYLEIALAEPRDPEKLRELLDESMPAGLDIIDAVEARTSGLADRLTASVWELRLDGVEPSEAERAVAAFLAAETVEVQRRTKNGIRTFDTRGAVVSLEALPAQADRPLDNACAILRLVVRHLTPAVRPDDVLSGLRAVADLAPPVPSAVTRLAQGLFDEESGTVTDPLAPDREADTAATPTAAVAADAKAPEGPAA; this is translated from the coding sequence GTGCAGCGCATCCGACTGCGCTACACCAAGCGCGGCCGCCTCCGGTTCACCAGCCACCGCGATTTCCAGCGCGCCTTCGAGCGGGCCCTGCGCCGCGCCGAGGTGCCGATGGCGTACTCGGCCGGTTTCACCCCGCACCCCCGCGTCTCGTACGCGAACGCCGCCCCGACCGGGACCGGCAGCGAGGCCGAGTACCTGGAGATCGCCCTCGCCGAGCCCCGCGACCCCGAGAAGCTCCGTGAGCTGCTCGACGAGTCGATGCCGGCCGGGCTCGACATCATCGACGCCGTGGAGGCCCGCACCTCGGGCCTCGCGGACCGGCTCACGGCCTCCGTCTGGGAGCTGCGCCTGGACGGCGTGGAGCCCTCCGAGGCCGAGCGGGCCGTGGCGGCCTTCCTCGCCGCCGAGACCGTGGAGGTGCAGCGACGTACCAAGAACGGCATCCGGACCTTCGACACGCGCGGCGCTGTAGTCAGTCTCGAGGCACTTCCTGCCCAGGCTGATAGGCCCCTGGACAATGCCTGTGCGATACTGCGCCTGGTTGTTCGGCATCTGACACCTGCCGTGCGACCCGACGACGTCCTGTCCGGTCTCCGAGCTGTGGCCGACCTGGCGCCGCCGGTCCCCTCAGCGGTGACCAGGCTGGCGCAGGGGCTCTTCGACGAGGAGTCCGGCACGGTGACCGACCCGCTCGCGCCCGACCGCGAGGCTGATACGGCCGCTACACCCACGGCCGCCGTAGCCGCCGACGCGAAGGCGCCGGAAGGTCCCGCCGCGTAA